The region AAAATATCTGGAAGCGGGCGTATGAAGTACCTAACCATTTAAAGCGGACAGGGACGCATCACCGGATCGCTGAGATAGGGAAACCTTTGGCTCAGTTCCACGGACGCCGAAAAGCCTGCTGACAATAGAGTACGTCCGAAGAAATGATATTTAATGCCGATAGTATGAAAGCATTGCATATCTTGTTGTAATTTATCTTGGAATGAAGGAGTGAACTTGAATGGACATCGTCAAATTGATATTTACCCTATTGCTTTCCTCCTCAGTTGTCTGTGCGTTCCTGCTGATCAAATACGCCAGCAAGCGGCACAGTATGCCGGGCGCCGGCTACTTTATCCTGCTGCTTGTGTCAACCGCTGTCAGTAATATTGCCTATACGGCGGAAATCAATGCGTTGACGCTGTCTGCGGCATTGATCTGGTTCTATATCCAACATTTTTCCACCCCCCTGCAGCATTATTTCTGGATGATGCTGAGCCTTGAATATTCCGAGGCGCCGAAATGGATTGTCAGGAAGGCAAAATACATAGGACTGCTTCACCCAGCCTTGTTTTATCTTATTTTCTTTACCAACCATCTTCACCACCAGTACATATCCTCTTACAGCTTTGTAAACAACGGACATTTTGAGGTCATCCTCTCAGCAAAAGAACCGTTATACATGCTGATGGTAGCATCCGGGACACTGATCGGGATCATCTCCATGATCTTTTATATCTGGGGTCTGATGCGCTCTCCTCGGCTTCACCGGTACGGTTATCTCATCATGATGGTGGCTTCTTTCATTCCTTGGATTACGGTATATTTAATTGCCAGCAATACGAATTATCTCGGTATTGACTATTTTCCTGTGGTTTCGATTCTCTCTGGCATCTTATACATGCTTGGGATATTCAAGTTCCGTATCTTTAATGCCATTCCCATTGCAACGTCGATTGTATTTCGTCAATCAAAGGAAGGCGTTATCATTGTTGATTTGGAGGATCAAATCATTGACGCCAATGATTCTTTCACGGAACTATACCCCGACCTAAAAGGACGGCTTCACCAATATACCCTCCGCTCGTTTACGGAGAACCATGCGGAGCTGAAAGGCGTATACGGGGAGAATCCGGTATTTACCTACAGCCTGACGGAGGAAGGAACGGAAAGACACTACCAAGCAGAGATTACAAAGGTCATGACCGATGATGAGCTTGAAATAGGAAAGGTTCTTACCATTATGGATATAACCCTGTTTGTAGAGAAGCAAAAGAACTTGGAAAGCATCGCTTCCACGGCCATTGATCAGGCGGAAACCTGCGAGCTTTCTTTTTTGCAGGCACAGATCAAACCTCATTTTTTGAACAATACCCTCAGCGTCATCGGTTCCATGGTCACAAGAAGTCCTCAGGAGGCAAAGGCGCTGATTGCCGAGCTGGGGGAGCATCTTGCCAACTGCTACTATTTCGACAGTAACTCCCCCATGGTTTTGCTGGAAAAGGAGCTGGAATGCGTTCGTACCTATGTTTCCATCGAAAAAGCAAGATTCCGGGAGCGGCTGAATTTTCATCTGGAGTATGACGATATTCCATCCATTTCCATTCCAAGGCTGGTGCTCCAGCCGTTGGTGGAAAATGCTCTCCGGCATGGAATCCTCAAAAAAGCCGGCGAGGGCAATGTCTGGCTTACCATCTGCGTGGAAGAAAACAGATTCCGGTTTGAAGTCAGAGACGACGGGGCCGGCATGAGTCATGAAATTCTTAGCAGGCTGCTCCTAGATACAGAAAATATCCACAGCATTGGCCTGTCCAATATCCACAGGCGGCTGATGAAACATTATGGGCAGGGACTTACGATTACCAGCGAGCCGGGAGTAGGAACACAGGTTGTGTTCTATGTTCCGGAAACTGCTGTATTGGAAAGGGCGGGTACACAATGATTAAGACAATTATACTGGATGATGAATGGTACAACCTTGAGGAAGTCTGTGAACTGGTGGAGAAAACCGGCTTCATGCAGGTATCAGGAAAGTATATGAACCCGCTTCAGGCGTTGGAGGAAGCTGCTACCCTGGCTCCACAGGTAGCTTTTATCGATATCGAAATGCCAGAGTTGGACGGTCTGGCCTTTGCGGAAAAGCTGCTTGAAATCCAACCGGAAGTTATGATTGCCTTTATCACAAGCTGGAACCAATACGCCGTACAGGCATTTGAGTTGAACGCTTTGGATTATGTGATGAAGCCCATCAAGGAGGAACGGTTCCTGAAGCTGGCGGAGAAGATTCATACGGAAATCAACCGAAAGGAACAACTCTCCTATGCAGAGCAGGTCTTGTCCCTCTATGGAAGGCAAAAGGTTGCGCCCGCAGCAGATCATATGCCGGATATTCCATTAACCGGACGGGAAACTCAGGTACTGACCCTGCTTGCACAGGGACTGACCCAGCGGGAGATTGCGGAAGAGTTGTTTCTTTCGGTTTCCTGCATTAAAAAGCATCTGGCAAGTATTTACTCAAAGCTTAATGTCAACAATAAAATCAGCGCTGTGCAAAAAGCGCGGGAATCAAACATTTTATAACCGAAAAAAGCCGCCGTTTGATAAAAGACGAAATTCCTTAGCATTGATCTGATTTTTGCCCCACCATTCTATCGGTTATTAATAACCGGAGAAAAGGTGGATTCTTCTTTTGTGGAACGGCTGATATCCTGGGCTCTTATGGGGCTGAGTGGAGAAACATAAACTCAGCCCATGGTAAATTCCTGTCTGACATGCTTTCAGTGGCTGGTGCAGCTATGGGCATGGCCCTTTTCATGATGCCCTTCCTCATGATGATGGTCACATTTAACATTGGAGTCGTATTTCAGCTGATTCAGGAGATAATCCTCCACAGCCTTGTCTGCTTCGCCAATTACCCCTCCGAAAAATTGAATGCCGTTTTGGGTCAGCGAATTCTGTGCACCGGTTCCAATCCCACCGCAGATCACCACAGAGACTCTCCGTTCTTTGAGAATACCAACCAGTTCCCCATGCCCATGACCGTTTGTTGAAAGGATTTCTTCCGCTGCAATTCTCCCATCACTCGCTTCATAAATCTTGAACGTCTCCGTTTTCCCGAAATGCTGATACACCTGTTTGTTTTCATAAGGTACTGCAATAATCATGATTATGACCCTCCTATTTTTTTATGATCATTGAACTTGATCCCGATGACAATGCCTGCATCCGCAATGTCCCGGCCGGTCGTTGCAAACAATATAATTCCCCCCGGCAATGTGCAGTTCCTTTCCCGCTACAAGGCATTCCGCCAGCTTGGTACGGGCACTATTATAGATTGCCTGAGCTGTTGTCCTGGCTATTTCCATTCTCTCTGCGCATTCATCCTGTTTCAGCCCTTCAAGATCAATCAGTCTTATGGCCTCGAATTCGTCGATGGTCATATTGATTACTTGAGCACCGGATTCCTGAGCATCCAGAGGACCGAAGATTTGACTCCGGGGCATACCACATACCCGTCTGCATTTGTGAGGCCTTGGCATTCCTTCTACCGCCTTTCCAGATCAATTATATAAATGGCATATGCCATCTATGTAAGAATTGTATACTTATTATTGGCATATGTCAATAACAAGATTGATTGAAAGTCAATGCAAATGCCCATAAGAAGCTCCATGGAGCGTTTCTTGAAAAATTTATATCAGAGAGCTGCCATTATCTGACAGAAGGAAAGCAGATTCAAAGTGGTTTAGATAGAAAATATGGACCTATTCATAGTGGAAATGAAAATAGAAGAAAAATCCGAAAAAAATCAAGGGAGATTTTCTGATCATGCAGGCTTGTTTTTAGAAAATTCCAGACCCATATAACAAACCCGGAGATCTGGATATCGTTGATCCCGGGCTTCATTGTCCATATTAATCAGGGGATATCATATCATTCCCTTGAGGATATTCTTGAATCCATCACTTCTTAAGAATTCATTCTGAATACTCTCCATATTACTCCTGTATTCGGTATAAAGGCTTCTGAATTTCCTGGGATATTAAATCCGGTATCCACAATATACATTGCTCCGTCCGGTCCAAAAATAAGTTGGTTTGGTCTTTCAAACCCTCCCCCATTTGATAAGGATGCCGGGAAGCCGGTATTATTAATTGCAAACGTACTGATTGTTCTGGATCTCATATCAATTCTTGATACCCTATGTCCTGCACTGGCATAGGATACCGAATCACCGATATGAGTATGAATGGTACTCCCATATTCAGCCACGTAAACATCCCCATAAGGTCCAAAATCCGCATTATAATTAAACTCGAACCCTCTTATGGAGGTATTAGGCGGAAACGTAACATAAGGTCTTGGAGGAATATTGGGCTGGTTTTTAAACAATAGGGAAGGCTGGACCCCTCCTCTTGGTGCGAACCGTGGTGAGTTTACTGCCTCCCCTCCGGAATAATCCGGCCATCCGTACCACAAACCAGGGGAAATATAATAAAAATCATCCGTAGCATTGTCAATGGGTCTGCTCCCAATTGGATTATATCCATTGTTTACTGCAAACAGCTGGCCGTTTATATCAAATTTTAAGAACGCCGGATTGCGGAATCCCCAGGCAACTTGTTCCAGATTTGAACCATCAAGATTTGCTCTTAGAATGCTTCCTGATGCTTTAATGTATTTCTTTCTGATTTCATATTCGATATTTGGTATTCCATAAGGAGAAAAAGCACCGGTATATGCAGTGTCATTGGGCAATCCCTCTGTCAAAATATTGGGGGATGGGAAATTTTGTCCATAAAGCATGACATAATCGCCGGTATAATCACAGAGCAAAGGAGAAACTGTCACCCACTTGTTATCGTTCCCGACGACCCCGCTGTTGGTAACAGTTCCTTGACCGAAATATAATTTATTATCAGGGGAAAAAGTAACCGGGCTATTATAATGATCACCGTTGCTGGGTAACCCCATAATGATATTCTGCCTTGTACCATCCTTGTAAATTTTACTTACATACCCTCTATGTGACACATATAAAACACCGTTTAAATAATTAATACCAGATATGGGGACAACAAAACCTTCTGCAATTGTCTCAAATTGTCCATTGACCATTTGCAGCACTTTGGCATTTCCAGTTGCCAATCCGGAATCTGCAATTAAAATATCTCCATCCTCATTAAATACCATTCCAATTGGGGAATCTATATTTTTTATAAATGCTTCAATACGATAGCCTTCGATGATGTATATATCCTCTGGATTTAAATATCGTTCCGATAAGGGATCGATTTGATTACAAGAGAGAATTCCTCTGCTATATTTAGCTTGAAACATTAACTTCACCAGGAATTTTTTTTACTACATTATATTCCGGTTTATTTAATTTATACAAGTAAACCAGGCAGTTCATCTCCTTAGAAAAGCTTGGACAGCATATTATCTTTCTTTGCCTGCCCGCTTTTCAGGAGCCGGGCAGATGATTCCGGCTTCAAATAAAGCATCGAACGTATTGGCTGCTCCACCGTGTTCAACAATTTTTCCATGAACGACTTTATCAATGTCCACCCCGGTGATACATATCTTTTTACCGGTAGGCTTCATCCCCAGCCATTCCCCCTTATGGGTACCTTCCATAAGGAACTCGGAAATTACATAATTGCCGTCACAATATTGCCGGGTAATGGTCATTTTTAAATCAGGATAGGTTTATTTTTTTATTTTTTCCTTATTATCCATAAAAGCCTCCTAAGCGTTCGGACCTGTTCCGGCTCCTTTTATATTCATATCATATCAGACTTGATAAATCAGATCAATCCCTCTCGAAAAATCAGATTCTTTAAACCGCAAAGTCAAGAGTTCCTATCGTTTATGCACGGAACCATGCGGATTTTAGCAATGCAAGGCCTTTTCGTATCTGTTGTTCTCCCAGTAACCACTTTTGATCTTCACCACCTGGAAATTCCAAAATAAAATGCATCCCTGCACCACGACCATGCAAGATTACTTTGCTGCCAAATACCTTCGCGGCTTCCCGTACCAGTACATCATGCCGTCTTTTATAGGTAAGACATATTTTACGTACATGACGTTCATAGTTTCCATCCCTCATATATTCAGCCAGAATCCGTTGGGTCAACCATGATACAGGCGTATTGTAAGATCGGAACCGGCTATGATACCTGGTAAGAAGCCGTACAGGCAGCACCATGTAATTTACCCGCATGGAAGGGGACAGGGACTTTGAAAAGGTTCCGATATAGATGGTGCGGTCACCCGTGTCCAGGGAATGGAGGGACGGTACTGGATTGACATCATATCTTAGCTCACTGTCATAATCATCTTCTATGACATAGGCATCATTAGTAACTGCCCATGGAAGGAGTTCCTTACGATGAAATATTGGCATCACAGTTCTAAATCGAGATACCAAAGTATGCTTTGAGGTTGATGAATTGTTTGGTCTTTTGACTGACAGTATTGATCATGCCTGCAACACGAAGGCAGAGTATAATAGTGTTGTGATTACAGGAAATGCTTCACTTCTTAAGGATCTGGATTATAAACGTGAGGTACTGAATAAGCTGGTGGAAAAGTACACGCCTCAATTTGCAGGGAATCAGCTTCCTGACAACATGATCAAAAGCACTGCTGTGATTGAGATTGATATCTTAACAGGAAAATTTCCTAATAAACTTGCATATGGTAGAAATGTTTTATTTCTATATGAAACTTATAAAAAATAAATGTACATATGAAAATATTGCGATATAATATGGTAAAACCGAAAGGAGTATGAATATGTATACAGCAGATTATTTTGTTAAAAGTTTGAACATGACCCCCCATCCGGAAGGTGGATTTTATAAGGAAATTTATGCGTCGGAAGATACTATAACATCAAAAGATTTAAAAGTAGACTTTGAAGGTTCGCGGATGCTTTGGACAAGTATCTATTTTTTACTCAGGGACGGAGAAGTATCTCATTTTCACAGACTAAAATCGGATGAAATGTGGTACTATCATTCCGGTTCTCCCCTGACTATTTATATGATCAGTCCAGAAGGAGAGTTTACTACGGAACAGCTTGGACTTACTGTTGAAAAGGGGGAAAAGCCTCAGGTATTGGTGCAAAAGAATTATATATTTGGTTCCGCTATGAATCATAAAGGGTATGCTCTTGTTGGCTGCATGGTATCTCCGGGATTCGAATTCAGAGACTTTGAATTATTTAAAAGACATGAGCTGATGGAACGATATCCGCAGCATCAGCAGATAATCCATAAACTGACTGTCAACCCGGAATCCCTATAAACATCTGCTCCATGGATTTAGCCTTCTTATCGGCTTTTCAAAAAGCTCCCGTTATTCCTTTTGGAAGACGGGAGCTTTCTGATATCACCGATTGATTGTACCTAATGATTGATCACTACTTATCCACAGGTATCCTGTTCGGCAGTCTCCTGTATTGACTCTGCTCTCTCCACAGGCAATATCTGATTCAAAAGGATGGCACTGATAGATGCAATGACTACCGCCGATTCGCCAAATACTGTTTTCGCCCAATCAGGAAATAACCCCAGACATCCTCCGGCCTGGATGACCCCGATTCCGAGAGCTACGGACAAGCCAACCACAGAAGTATTCCTGGCCGTCAGTTCCTCCCTGGTGATCAGCTTGATTCCTGTCATAGTAATCATGGCAAACACAGAAACAGTGGCTCCCCCTAAAACGCAGGAAGGAATGGTCGTTAACAGGGAGGCAAATTTAGGAATAAAGCCGGCTGCCAGTATAATAACCGCAGCGATCCCTAACACACACCGGTTCACCACCTTAGTCATAATCACAATTCCCACATTCTGGCTGAACGTTGCAGTAGGGAGGCCTCCCAAAAAAGCGCCTATGATACTGGCCACACCATTGCCGATGATCCCTCCGCACATTTCTTTGTCTGTAGCCTCCCTGTCTAAGCCGCCCCCTGCGGTAGAGGTAAAGTCACCGATGGCTTCCACGGAACTGACTACATACATTACCAGCATAGAGATGATTGAGGTCACTTCAAACTTCATCCCGAAATACATAGGCGCTGCAACCTGGAACCAGCTGGCGCTTTGTACATTCCGAAAGGAGACCATTCCCATTGCCAGAGCAATTATGTATCCAAAGATCATTCCCATCAGAATGGAGGCCATTTTACAGATTCCACTGGTAAAATAGTGAAAGAATAACACGATCACCAGTGTAAGCATGGCCACAAGCCAATTCCTGGGGCTTCCATAATCCTCCGCACCTGCTCCCCCGGCCATGTAGGTAACTGCTGTGGGATAAAGGGATAGTCCAATTGTAAATACCACGGTCCCTGTCACAAGAGGAGGAAATAATTTTGTCAGCTTCTTATAGAATAGGCCTACCACAACGGCTCCAACTCCGCCTACCAGCTGTGCTCCGAAAACCGTTGCTAAGTCAAACCGGCTTCCCAGGGAAATCAGCAGAGGAATATAGGCAAAACTGGCTCCCATGATAACAGGCAGACCTGACCCGCAGTATCGCCCCAAGGGAAAAAGCTGCAGCAGAGTAGCAATACCTGAAATTAAAAGTGCGGACTGAATCAGGATAATTTGTTCCGAAGAATCCACACCGGCCACACCGGCCAGGATAATTGCAGGTGTAACACACCCTACAATCATTGCCACCACATGCTGGATTGCCAGAGGCAATGCTTCTAAAAATCGGGGCATCCCATTTAAACTTGTAACTTCCACATATTTTTTATTCTTTTTTAAATGATCCATTCTTTTACCTCTCTATCTTCCCGGTCCGACAGAGGGGCAGAATCTCCCGCCACTCTGTTCCGTGATGCAGGAAATGTTTCAGTTATTTATATAAGCAGTTACAGCCTTATTGGCCTTACGAACCAGATTCTCTTCGTCCATTCGTACCAGTCGGCCTTCTTTTACAACAATCTCTCCGTTTACAACCGTATAGTCCACGCTTCCCTTCAGTCCCACCGTACACAAAACCGACCTTGGGTCAAACTGAGCGCCTATCATATCAATACGGTTTAAATTGACCAGGAAAAAATCCGCCGCCATGCCTGCAGAAATTTCTCCTAAATCCTTCCGGCCCAGCACCCTTGCACTGCCCTTTGTTGCGATTTTCAGCATGTCATATCCGGTAGGTGCTTTCCGGCTGTCATTCAGCCTGTGAAGCAGGTATCCCACTCTCATTTCTTCCAGAAGATTGGAACCGTCGTTGCTGGCGGACCCATCCACAGCCAAACCTACAGGAACAGACAAATGAAGCATTTCCGGTATAGAAGCAATGCCTGAAGACAGCTTCATATTGGAAATGGGACAATGAGCCACACCCGTCTGAGTCCTGGCCAGCAGCCTCCGTTCATCCTCGTTAAAATGAATCCCGTGGGCATACCACACATCGGGACCGATCCAATCCAGACTTTCCATATAGGCCAAAGGCCGCATGCCGAAGTGAGAAAGGGTAAACTGCTCCTCATCCTTTGTCTCCGCCAAATGAGTGTGAAGCCTTACCCCCAGCGTTCTGGCCAGCTTCGCTGTTTCCTTCAAAAGTTCCCCGGTTACACTGAATGGAGAACAGGGAGCCAATGCCACCTGGCGCATGGAATAGGGGCTGCTATCGTGATATTTCTTCACAGCAGCTTCCGAATCCTTTAAGATCTCATCCACCGTCTGGACAACGGAATCCGGCGGCAGGCCTCCGTCCTTCACACTTAAATCCATGCTTCCTCTTGTGGCGTGAAAACGGATGCCAAGGGCCTCCGCTGCAGAAAACTGGGCATCCAGAAGCCCTGTTCCGGCATGCCTTGGGAACACGTAATGATGGTCTAAACAGGTGGTACACCCTGTTTTTAACAGTTCTCCAAGCCCGGTAAGGGAACTGTAATAAACCACGTTCTCATCTACGTGTTTCCAGATTTCATATAAAGTTTTTAACCATGGGAATAATTCCATCTTCTGAACCTGCGGCAAATTGCGGCTGAAGGTTTGATATAAATGATGGTGAGTATTAATAAGTCCCGGATACATCACCATATCAGATGCGTCAATCACATCATCAGCTGTTTGTTCATTGCTGCCGACTTCGGCTATTACTCCGTTTTTTATCAGCACATTCACTCTCTCCAGCAGTCTGTCATCAGCGTCACATGTCACAAGATGTTTTACATTCTTTACAAGCAGGGTTCCTTTCATCATTACCTCCTAGTAATAAATACATAACAAGCTTTGTTTCATAGACTATATGACTGGTGTACTGCCGGCGGTTCGGGTGGCCACGAAACACCCCATACTCTCATCGGTATATATGATACCAGCAGTATGCCGCGTGTTCCCAGCTACGTTTTAAACAGCGATATAGATATGATTTTTTCAAAGAACAATGGATACTCTGTTATTATATTGATTTTCTTTTTATTATTCAATGTTAATTATATAACAATTATCAGAATTATTTTGTATAAATATCACAACTTTATGTTTTTTACAGTAAAAAAGAGGGTACCCCTAAAATATAACCGGACTACCCTCTTCCTCCAATTTTCAGAATTTATAATATTGACAAGTGCATTTTAGCTTTGCGGCACCTAAATTGATCCTTTATTCATATCCTTTAGCATATGATGGATGATTACGATGATAAACGCGGCAAGGAGAGAATTGATAAAACCGCCCATGCTGAAATCTGTTACAAAATAATCGGCGATCATAATCGTCCAGGCATTCACAATAAAACTGAATAATCCAAAAGTCAGCAGACTGGCCGGCAAAGTAATCAACAGAAGAATAGGCTTTAATAGAAAGTTTACTGCTAACAGCACCAATCCCATAATAAGAAGTGCCTGGGTACTGCCAATATAAATTGTGTGTGATACAAATGACAGCAGGTATATGGTTAAAATGATAGATATATATTTTATGAACAATTTCGTCATGATTACCTCCAATTGACATGCTTTACCTGATTATAACTGATACCTTGACTTTGTCAGTTGTGACATCCACAAGCTGATAAGGTTCATCCCCGGCGAAAGAGTCCAGCAGTTTCTTGGTCAGAATAACCAGTGCTTTCACCGAATGAATGGTAATTCGGGAGGATGAACCGGGATCAGGCACCTGCGGTACAAAAAAACATGCGGCAGTCAGTATCTCCTGAAAACAGTCCAATAATTCCTGAAAGACAAACAAGGGAATTGGAAATGGAATACCCAGGAACCTTCGGTTCTCAATTCCAAGCTTGATCCACAAGAAACGGCAGCCCTTAATCGACATATACTCTCACCTTTACCATTGCCTTATGGCCTTCATCCCAGGCCTCCACATCTACGATATTGGGATCATCCAGGGTGCCATTTATAATCTCCTCGATGATTTTTGCAAAATCGATGCTGGATATATCAATCCCCTTTGCTTCCATCTCCCTTCTGGCATCTGCAGGTACCATGGAAGTCATCTTATCAGCGATTTCACTGATGGTGGTCAGTAAACGTAACGGAATATTGACGTTAACATTAACGGAATGGTCATCGGACGTAACCTTTACCTTCAGAAACTTATAGTTTCGTCTTGCTGCTGTTACGGTTTCCACCATCTGTATTGTTTCTGCTTCCTTAGATCCATTAAGAGCTTCCAAAAGCTCCATGCCTTCGGCAGCGGTAATCTGCCCCTTTTCTATCATTTCCAGTATTTTTTGTTGTTCACTCATGGACTGACCCTCCTATTCATTATAGACTTTTAATTCGTTCCGTTGCTTCTTTCGGGGAGATTTCACCCTTAGATAATTGGTCAAGAATTTCATTCCTGGCGGCTGTTTTATCATCATTTTCCTTAGTCACTTCTTTTGATGATATTTCATATCCAAGGCCTTTTATGACCGAATCCAGTTTACCGCGTACCGTGGGGTATGAGATGCCAAGCTCTTTCTCAACATCCTTAATATTCCCGCGGCTTCTAATGAATACCTTGACAAACTCAAGATCCTCTTCCGGAAGGCGGCAGAATTCACAAGGCTGGAAATCTCCTTCAATGACTGTAGAACACTTGGGACATCCTAACCTGGTTATGGAGAGCTTTTCACCGCATACGGGGCATTTGCCCGGAGCTTTGTATTTCATCGTTTTCACCATCCTGTTGTGTTATTTGATTATAATATACAACCTGAAATTAAAAATGTCAATATAGAAATTAATAATATTAATTATAATATTAAAAATATTAATTTTTAATATTATAAATGAAAGGGTATATTTCAATCATATTTTTTTAGAAATGATGTCTGGATTCAATGCATATGATCCTTTCACCTGTTTATTTGATCTCCATACAAAAGGGACGTAAGAGTTTTTACTCTCACGCCCTCAATTTTAGTATTTTCCTTCTCTTTTTTATTTTTAACTATTAAACCTGAAATTTGTTGAAATGGAGCTTTTGATATGGCAGCAAGTCCTCTTCATAGGGCTTTTTTTCCTCCCCAGGATAGCCTACGGCAATCATGCATTCCACACTATATTGCTCAGGTATCCCCAACACTTCTCTGATATATTCTTCCGCTGTTACTTGCTTTGAATGGAATCTTTCTCTTATCTGAATCCAGCAAGACCCCAGATCCAAATCCTGGGCCGTCAATTGAATGATCGCTGCTGCTATGGAAGCATCCTCGATCCAAACATCACTTGATTCTTGATCCGCTATTACTATTATTGCGAAAGGAGCACCTGCTAAAAACTGTGAACCATGATCCTTGCACAAGGAGAGCTGCCGGATCAGTTCCGTATCGGTGACGGCAATAAACTGCCAGGGCCTTATGGACCGTGATGACGGGGATAGCAGGGCACTTTTCAGAATTACGTCCATTTTCTCTTTTTCGACTTCCTTATTTTGAAACTTTCTGATGCTTCTTCTAGATTTTAATCTATCATATAACATAAATTACTCCTTTCTGCTTTATCTACAAGTCAGCCTCTTTAAATTTTCATTTCCTTTGTAAACGTGATAAAAGCTTTGACGAACTGTTCCTCCCTATATCTGCAGATATTTAACGTCGCTTTTGTACTTTTATGTCAGAACCAAATCTCCTTAAACATTTTGATTGCCTTTTCCATTATAATTGAATCGTTTTTGTAGCTACATTTTCACAAAATACTTTATCATGCTCAACAAACAAAATTGTAAGTTCATGCTCAATTAATAATTTCTCAATCTGCATACGGGAAATGACATCAATATAGTTCAATGGTTCATCCCAAATATACAAATGTGCCGGTTCACACAAGCTTTTAGCAAGCAATACCTTTTTCTTCTGTCCTCCGCTAAAATCCTCCATATTCTTTTCAAACTGTTCTCTTGGAAAATCAAGTTTTCTAAGCATCGCTTTCAATAAACTCTCGTCAATACACTGCTTATCTGCATATTCCGATAAATTGCCACATAAATCAGAGGTATCCTGTGAAACATAGGAAATGATCAGGTTATTATTCTTCCTCACAATTCCACTATGGGGAATGTTGTCTCCACAAATTAATTTCAGTATGCTTGACTTTCCGCTGCCGTTCTTTCCTAGAACAGCAATTTTTTCACCTTGTTCTATCGTAAAACTTACTCCTTCACAGACAACTCTGTCATCATATTTAATGGCAACACCGGAAAGCTCTGCCAGCTTTTTTTCATGGAAGACAGGCGGTGATATTTTTAAGCTTTCATTGGATTCAATGTTTTT is a window of [Clostridium] saccharolyticum WM1 DNA encoding:
- a CDS encoding 8-oxoguanine deaminase translates to MKGTLLVKNVKHLVTCDADDRLLERVNVLIKNGVIAEVGSNEQTADDVIDASDMVMYPGLINTHHHLYQTFSRNLPQVQKMELFPWLKTLYEIWKHVDENVVYYSSLTGLGELLKTGCTTCLDHHYVFPRHAGTGLLDAQFSAAEALGIRFHATRGSMDLSVKDGGLPPDSVVQTVDEILKDSEAAVKKYHDSSPYSMRQVALAPCSPFSVTGELLKETAKLARTLGVRLHTHLAETKDEEQFTLSHFGMRPLAYMESLDWIGPDVWYAHGIHFNEDERRLLARTQTGVAHCPISNMKLSSGIASIPEMLHLSVPVGLAVDGSASNDGSNLLEEMRVGYLLHRLNDSRKAPTGYDMLKIATKGSARVLGRKDLGEISAGMAADFFLVNLNRIDMIGAQFDPRSVLCTVGLKGSVDYTVVNGEIVVKEGRLVRMDEENLVRKANKAVTAYINN
- a CDS encoding cupin domain-containing protein, which produces MYTADYFVKSLNMTPHPEGGFYKEIYASEDTITSKDLKVDFEGSRMLWTSIYFLLRDGEVSHFHRLKSDEMWYYHSGSPLTIYMISPEGEFTTEQLGLTVEKGEKPQVLVQKNYIFGSAMNHKGYALVGCMVSPGFEFRDFELFKRHELMERYPQHQQIIHKLTVNPESL
- a CDS encoding DUF2089 domain-containing protein, translated to MKYKAPGKCPVCGEKLSITRLGCPKCSTVIEGDFQPCEFCRLPEEDLEFVKVFIRSRGNIKDVEKELGISYPTVRGKLDSVIKGLGYEISSKEVTKENDDKTAARNEILDQLSKGEISPKEATERIKSL
- a CDS encoding phage holin family protein, with amino-acid sequence MTKLFIKYISIILTIYLLSFVSHTIYIGSTQALLIMGLVLLAVNFLLKPILLLITLPASLLTFGLFSFIVNAWTIMIADYFVTDFSMGGFINSLLAAFIIVIIHHMLKDMNKGSI
- a CDS encoding nitroreductase family protein, with product MLYDRLKSRRSIRKFQNKEVEKEKMDVILKSALLSPSSRSIRPWQFIAVTDTELIRQLSLCKDHGSQFLAGAPFAIIVIADQESSDVWIEDASIAAAIIQLTAQDLDLGSCWIQIRERFHSKQVTAEEYIREVLGIPEQYSVECMIAVGYPGEEKKPYEEDLLPYQKLHFNKFQV
- a CDS encoding uracil-xanthine permease family protein; this translates as MDHLKKNKKYVEVTSLNGMPRFLEALPLAIQHVVAMIVGCVTPAIILAGVAGVDSSEQIILIQSALLISGIATLLQLFPLGRYCGSGLPVIMGASFAYIPLLISLGSRFDLATVFGAQLVGGVGAVVVGLFYKKLTKLFPPLVTGTVVFTIGLSLYPTAVTYMAGGAGAEDYGSPRNWLVAMLTLVIVLFFHYFTSGICKMASILMGMIFGYIIALAMGMVSFRNVQSASWFQVAAPMYFGMKFEVTSIISMLVMYVVSSVEAIGDFTSTAGGGLDREATDKEMCGGIIGNGVASIIGAFLGGLPTATFSQNVGIVIMTKVVNRCVLGIAAVIILAAGFIPKFASLLTTIPSCVLGGATVSVFAMITMTGIKLITREELTARNTSVVGLSVALGIGVIQAGGCLGLFPDWAKTVFGESAVVIASISAILLNQILPVERAESIQETAEQDTCG
- a CDS encoding SHOCT-like domain-containing protein: MSEQQKILEMIEKGQITAAEGMELLEALNGSKEAETIQMVETVTAARRNYKFLKVKVTSDDHSVNVNVNIPLRLLTTISEIADKMTSMVPADARREMEAKGIDISSIDFAKIIEEIINGTLDDPNIVDVEAWDEGHKAMVKVRVYVD